Part of the Catalinimonas alkaloidigena genome is shown below.
CATGGGTATAATACTATCCGAAGGCGAGTGGGGCAGGATGGAAAACCTGGGAATACTGCCATCCAGTGATGTTACCCTAGACTTCTGGAATAGTTCATATGTAACAATTACGAGAGCCAACAATTTGTTGGCAAACCTTGAAGTCGTAACGGATGCGGAATTGAAAGACCAGTTCGAAGGAGAAGGGAAGTTCGTCAGAGCGTTGACGTATTTTAACCTGGTAAGATTATTTGGGGAGGTTCCGTTAACGACTACGGCAACTACCTCCACCGATGACCTTCCCGAACTTTCACGGCAATCCATTGATGCAGTGTATGTCCAGATTGAAAATGACCTCAGCGATGCGGTTAACCTGCTGCCGTCAACTAATGAGGTAGGAAGAGCCACGGCGGGAGCCGCCAAGGGACTGCTGGCCAAGGTATATCTTAACCGGGGTGAACGGACATCAGCGAAAACACTCTTGGAAGACCTTATGGACGATGGATATGCACTTGAACCCACTGTAGCTGATGTATTCTCCATTGACAATGAGAGCAATAACGAGATTTTGTTTTCGGTAGGTTACAAGGCAGCATCCAATGGAGAAGGCAATAATTTTGCCTATGATTTCAAAGTCAACTCTATTGGCTTTGTTCCAACCCAGGAGCATATGGACCTATCTCCTGCCGGAGCCCGTTATGATGCTACCCTGGCCGTAGTTGGGGTTGAAAATAGAACGATTAAATATGATCCTTCAAATGCGGGTCAGGAAGACGGCGAGAACGATTGGATTGTGCTGCGGTTCGCTGATATCATTTTAATGTACGCTGAGATATTAAACATTGAAAATGGCTCGGCAAATATGCAACCGGCTATTGACCAGCTAAACAGAGTGCATGCCAGAGAAGATCTGGAGCCTTATACAGTTGAGGATTTCGCTGATGCAGATGCTTTGGCTGAGGCTATCCGAGATGAAAGGCGTTTTGAACTCGCGTTTGAAGGGCATCGGTGGTTTGATTTACAGCGTTATGGTGCAGAAGGCATACAAATTCTATCCGATCATTTGGGCCTCCAGGTATCGGCAGATGATATGTTACTGCCCATTCCCCAACGGGAGATTGATGTTAGCCAGGGAGCCATCACGCAGAACTCAGGTTACTAAAGCATTTTTGAGTAGCTAGAGCGGAAAACAGTACCCTTTGATAGTATGTCAAGGGTACTGTTGTATGTTTCTTTATTACCTAATTTCAAATGAAATAATTTATGGCATATAATGGGGGTAACTGATAAGTTCCGACTAGATGGTAAGCTGGCTTTGGTGACCGGCT
Proteins encoded:
- a CDS encoding RagB/SusD family nutrient uptake outer membrane protein; protein product: MRNSYKNTVLIWGSIILMIVAPGCSDLDILPESQVPSDGFYTTEAEIGTIVAGMYDGLQRVYSRTAGQPGGLWSLTDLRSDDMGIILSEGEWGRMENLGILPSSDVTLDFWNSSYVTITRANNLLANLEVVTDAELKDQFEGEGKFVRALTYFNLVRLFGEVPLTTTATTSTDDLPELSRQSIDAVYVQIENDLSDAVNLLPSTNEVGRATAGAAKGLLAKVYLNRGERTSAKTLLEDLMDDGYALEPTVADVFSIDNESNNEILFSVGYKAASNGEGNNFAYDFKVNSIGFVPTQEHMDLSPAGARYDATLAVVGVENRTIKYDPSNAGQEDGENDWIVLRFADIILMYAEILNIENGSANMQPAIDQLNRVHAREDLEPYTVEDFADADALAEAIRDERRFELAFEGHRWFDLQRYGAEGIQILSDHLGLQVSADDMLLPIPQREIDVSQGAITQNSGY